One window of the Methylosinus trichosporium OB3b genome contains the following:
- a CDS encoding type II toxin-antitoxin system Phd/YefM family antitoxin produces the protein MKSWPVQEAKARFSELLNACEREGPQIVTRRGAETAVLLPVDEWRRLTASRPSLKALLLAPQARSDDLPLPKRGKGKHRTSPDF, from the coding sequence ATGAAATCCTGGCCCGTGCAGGAAGCCAAAGCCCGCTTTTCCGAGCTCTTGAACGCCTGCGAGCGGGAGGGGCCGCAAATCGTCACACGGCGCGGCGCGGAAACCGCCGTGCTCCTTCCGGTCGACGAATGGCGCCGGTTGACCGCCTCCCGGCCCAGTCTCAAAGCTCTCCTGCTCGCGCCGCAAGCGCGTAGCGACGACCTGCCGCTCCCGAAACGGGGGAAAGGAAAACATCGGACGTCGCCGGATTTCTGA
- a CDS encoding PfaD family polyunsaturated fatty acid/polyketide biosynthesis protein: MIHSAPLGESPEIGLGDAAFRADHRVRLAYVAGAMGKGIASERFVTTLARARILSFFGAGGLTLERIAAAISAIRSAVGPDAPFGVNFLHNQIIPGQEEALADLLIAEEVRTIEASAFIRVTPALVRYRLAGLESGLDGSPRIRNRILAKLSRPEVARQFLAPPDMQMVAALRASGAVTEAQARLAPLVPLADDICAEADSGGHTDRRVALTLVPHFRALRDEEAARNNLRQRIRIGAAGGIGAPDAIAASFMLGADFVMTGSINQCTPEAGTSDAAKDMLAAADLADFDIAPAGDMFEIGAKVQVLKRGTLFPGRANRLYELYRTHRSLDALAPETLAEIERRNFGRSVAAVWDETARHYARVAPRELAEAEADPRKKMAMVFRWYFIHSNRSAIEGRVEERANFQIHCGPAMGAANRWLRGTDHEDWRARHVDILAERLMREAGDIFRTRLVAMTM, translated from the coding sequence GTGATCCATTCCGCTCCGCTGGGCGAGTCGCCTGAAATTGGGCTCGGCGACGCCGCGTTTCGCGCCGATCACCGCGTTCGATTGGCCTATGTCGCCGGGGCGATGGGCAAGGGAATCGCCTCCGAGCGTTTCGTGACGACGCTCGCGCGCGCGCGCATTCTGAGCTTCTTCGGCGCTGGCGGCCTGACCTTGGAGCGCATCGCGGCAGCGATCTCCGCCATACGCTCCGCCGTCGGGCCGGACGCGCCATTCGGCGTCAATTTCCTGCACAATCAGATTATCCCAGGACAAGAAGAGGCGCTGGCCGACCTACTGATCGCCGAAGAGGTCCGAACCATCGAGGCGTCGGCCTTCATCCGCGTGACGCCGGCGCTCGTGCGCTATCGGCTCGCCGGCCTCGAAAGCGGCCTCGACGGGTCTCCGCGTATCCGCAACCGAATCCTCGCCAAGCTGTCGCGCCCGGAGGTCGCGCGTCAGTTCCTCGCTCCGCCCGACATGCAAATGGTCGCCGCGCTGCGCGCCTCCGGCGCCGTCACAGAAGCACAGGCGCGGCTCGCGCCCCTCGTCCCGCTCGCGGACGACATTTGCGCCGAAGCCGATTCCGGCGGCCACACCGATCGCCGCGTGGCGCTCACCCTCGTTCCCCATTTCCGCGCGCTGCGCGACGAGGAAGCCGCGCGCAATAATCTGCGCCAGCGCATTCGCATCGGCGCGGCCGGCGGCATAGGCGCGCCGGACGCGATCGCCGCGAGCTTCATGCTCGGCGCCGATTTCGTCATGACCGGCTCGATCAATCAATGCACGCCCGAGGCCGGAACCTCGGACGCCGCCAAGGACATGCTCGCCGCGGCCGACCTCGCCGATTTCGACATCGCCCCGGCCGGCGACATGTTCGAGATCGGCGCCAAGGTGCAAGTGCTGAAGCGCGGGACGCTGTTTCCCGGCCGCGCCAATCGGCTGTATGAGCTCTACCGCACGCACCGCAGCCTCGATGCGCTGGCGCCCGAAACCCTCGCCGAGATCGAGCGGCGCAATTTCGGCCGCAGCGTCGCGGCGGTGTGGGACGAGACCGCGCGCCATTATGCGCGCGTCGCCCCGCGCGAGCTCGCCGAGGCCGAGGCCGATCCGCGCAAGAAAATGGCGATGGTGTTCCGCTGGTATTTCATTCACTCGAATCGCTCGGCGATCGAGGGGCGCGTGGAAGAACGCGCCAATTTTCAAATCCACTGCGGCCCCGCCATGGGCGCCGCCAATCGTTGGCTGCGCGGAACCGATCACGAGGACTGGCGCGCCCGCCATGTCGATATTTTGGCCGAACGCCTCATGCGCGAGGCGGGCGACATCTTTCGCACGCGTCTCGTCGCGATGACGATGTGA
- a CDS encoding ABC1 kinase family protein, producing MNIVTIEHRSSSDGADASRPPMIRRVIRLGGAGARRSGDDAPTPLEPDAPRRPIEIRADADEPRFELLRVVTTFVSLFFRLKWMKLRGRDDPRRSGEEIRGAFEHLGGLWMKVGQLMSLRRDVLPPALCDELAHLQHRAIGFPPEVARRVIETELGASVDDIFSEFDPLPFAAASLSQVHAARLSNGREVVVKVLRPGIRKKFERDLAVLRYLANCLDRLPRLRILRLRDAVAELEQIFLEETDYRYEAANAKQLRKNINSRKIKIPKVYGRYTTANVIVLERIHGVLMSDLIRVREKDPERVRAWLEENGVDRKRVGTRLLISFMRQLFQDNFFHADLHPGNIILLRDSRVALIDLGSIGSLDREFLTLYRGLQRALAEQDFGKAADLQLRLCVELPSRGIHELRSEIARCLRLWSNKSKIKSLSFQERSINTGAADIGRILSRRGAQQTWEFLKIARTLSTLDASLEYLHVEMNYIAVLQKHFASASKKMLSKGVKPANLARFIGGMAASAEEYYLFMAPTLRENAFTINASLSKASRILGTVTNIFSALFFLAVIVLLYKHFVDHLVDESQVVRVWVLHELSSLLPRLSFEMSIFVTALAGLGLFVTRIVMREIQQPDGRK from the coding sequence GTGAATATCGTCACCATTGAGCATCGATCTTCTTCCGATGGCGCCGATGCGTCGCGGCCGCCGATGATCCGCCGCGTCATCCGGCTCGGCGGTGCGGGCGCACGGCGCAGCGGCGACGACGCGCCCACCCCGCTCGAGCCCGACGCCCCGCGCCGTCCGATCGAGATCCGCGCCGACGCCGACGAGCCGCGCTTCGAGCTGCTGCGGGTCGTGACGACTTTCGTCTCCCTGTTTTTCCGTTTGAAGTGGATGAAGCTGAGAGGCCGGGATGATCCTCGCCGCAGCGGCGAGGAGATCCGAGGAGCGTTCGAGCATCTCGGCGGCCTGTGGATGAAGGTCGGGCAGTTGATGTCGCTGCGCCGCGACGTGCTGCCCCCGGCGCTCTGCGACGAGCTCGCGCATCTGCAGCATCGCGCCATCGGCTTTCCGCCGGAGGTGGCGCGACGCGTCATCGAGACCGAGCTCGGCGCCAGCGTCGACGACATCTTCAGCGAGTTCGACCCCCTGCCTTTCGCGGCGGCGTCGCTCTCGCAGGTCCACGCCGCGCGCCTGAGCAACGGCCGCGAGGTGGTCGTGAAGGTGCTGCGTCCCGGCATCCGCAAGAAATTCGAGCGCGACCTCGCCGTCCTGCGCTATCTCGCCAATTGTCTCGACCGGCTGCCGCGCCTGCGCATCCTGCGGCTGCGCGACGCCGTCGCCGAGCTCGAGCAAATCTTCCTCGAGGAGACCGATTATCGCTACGAGGCGGCCAACGCCAAGCAGCTGAGAAAGAACATCAACAGCCGCAAGATCAAGATTCCGAAGGTCTATGGCCGCTACACGACCGCCAATGTCATCGTGCTGGAGCGCATCCACGGCGTCCTGATGAGCGATCTCATTCGCGTTCGCGAGAAAGATCCCGAGCGGGTTCGCGCCTGGCTCGAGGAGAATGGAGTCGATCGCAAGCGCGTCGGCACGCGCTTGCTCATCTCCTTCATGCGCCAGCTGTTTCAGGACAATTTCTTTCACGCCGACCTCCATCCCGGCAACATCATCCTGCTGCGCGACAGCCGCGTCGCGCTCATCGACCTCGGCAGCATCGGCTCGCTGGACCGGGAGTTCCTCACCCTCTATCGCGGGTTGCAGCGTGCCCTCGCCGAGCAGGATTTCGGCAAGGCGGCCGATCTGCAACTGCGCCTCTGCGTGGAGCTGCCGTCGCGCGGCATTCACGAGCTGCGCAGCGAGATCGCCCGCTGCCTGCGCCTGTGGAGCAACAAGTCGAAGATCAAGAGCCTGTCCTTTCAGGAGCGCAGCATCAACACCGGCGCCGCCGACATCGGCCGCATCCTGTCGCGCCGCGGCGCGCAGCAGACATGGGAGTTCCTGAAGATCGCGCGAACGCTGTCGACGCTCGACGCCTCGCTCGAATATCTGCATGTCGAGATGAATTACATCGCAGTGCTGCAAAAGCACTTCGCGTCCGCGTCCAAGAAAATGTTGAGCAAAGGCGTGAAGCCGGCGAACCTCGCCCGCTTCATCGGCGGCATGGCGGCGAGCGCCGAGGAATATTATCTGTTCATGGCCCCGACGCTGCGCGAGAACGCCTTCACCATCAACGCCAGCCTGTCGAAGGCGTCCCGCATTCTCGGCACGGTGACCAACATCTTCTCGGCGCTGTTCTTCCTGGCTGTGATCGTGCTGCTCTACAAGCATTTCGTCGACCATCTGGTCGACGAATCGCAGGTCGTGCGCGTGTGGGTGCTGCATGAATTGAGCAGCCTGCTTCCGCGTCTCTCGTTCGAGATGTCGATCTTCGTCACCGCGCTCGCCGGGCTCGGTCTCTTCGTCACCCGCATCGTGATGCGGGAGATTCAGCAGCCCGACGGCAGGAAATGA
- a CDS encoding cytochrome P450 yields MPDTPIRGLPPGPPLRLLQTVSYLRDPYRMLRSVARRYGSLFTVRTARLCVVTGRPELVRQIINAPVDQYGVNFEPGPARVLGTSGTTRLAGRELRRDRRLLVPHFQGDALSPLGGMIRDCALDAFRPLAPGESFVVRDIALTIALDVILRTMFGADTPQRLQDFREAVRAFSEGFGAPSFLLLAALGCDDDRWPPFRRFAIARRRLEQLLQEAMERARNADAPRDCAILDRVIAARYDDGAPMSDVAIRDNMITALIAGHETSVVSLCWGLYWLHREPRRLELLIDELAPLGPDADPLDYTRLPFLDAVVKETLRLWPVVTDINRVLAQPMELGGYELPAGTNIAATSAVLHYEPDLYPDAESFRPERFLERRFATHEYMPFGGGERMCPGSHYAVFELKIVLAALLTRARFTLLDDGEMKPRRMGGMMTPATGVRLRYDGPR; encoded by the coding sequence ATGCCGGATACGCCGATCAGAGGGCTGCCGCCCGGACCGCCGCTGCGCCTGCTGCAAACCGTCTCCTATCTGCGCGACCCGTATCGGATGCTGCGCAGCGTCGCGCGGCGCTATGGGAGCCTCTTCACCGTGCGCACGGCGCGCCTCTGCGTCGTCACCGGGCGGCCGGAGCTGGTGCGGCAGATCATCAACGCCCCCGTCGATCAATATGGCGTCAATTTCGAGCCCGGCCCGGCGCGCGTGCTCGGCACATCCGGCACGACGCGGCTCGCGGGACGCGAATTGCGCCGCGACCGCCGCCTGCTCGTTCCGCATTTTCAGGGCGACGCGCTGAGCCCGCTCGGCGGCATGATCCGCGACTGCGCGCTCGACGCCTTCCGGCCGCTCGCGCCGGGAGAGAGCTTCGTCGTCCGCGACATCGCTCTCACCATCGCGCTCGACGTGATCCTGCGCACCATGTTCGGCGCCGACACGCCGCAGCGCCTGCAAGATTTCCGCGAGGCGGTGCGGGCCTTCAGCGAGGGGTTCGGCGCGCCGAGCTTTCTGCTGCTCGCCGCGCTCGGCTGCGACGACGACCGCTGGCCGCCGTTCCGCCGCTTCGCCATCGCTCGCCGCCGTCTCGAGCAGCTGCTGCAAGAGGCGATGGAGCGGGCGCGCAACGCCGATGCGCCGCGCGATTGCGCCATTCTCGATCGCGTCATCGCAGCGCGCTATGATGACGGCGCCCCGATGAGCGACGTCGCCATTCGCGACAATATGATCACCGCGCTGATCGCCGGACACGAGACGTCTGTCGTCTCGCTGTGCTGGGGCCTCTATTGGCTGCATCGCGAGCCGCGCCGCCTCGAGCTGCTCATCGACGAGCTGGCGCCGCTCGGCCCCGACGCCGATCCGCTCGACTACACGCGCCTGCCTTTTCTCGACGCGGTGGTGAAGGAGACGTTGCGGCTGTGGCCGGTCGTCACCGACATCAACCGCGTGCTGGCGCAGCCGATGGAGCTCGGCGGCTATGAGCTGCCGGCCGGAACCAATATCGCCGCCACATCGGCGGTGCTGCATTATGAGCCCGATCTCTATCCCGACGCCGAGAGCTTCCGGCCGGAGCGCTTCCTCGAGCGGCGCTTCGCGACCCATGAATATATGCCATTCGGCGGCGGCGAGCGCATGTGCCCGGGCTCGCATTACGCGGTGTTCGAGTTGAAGATCGTGCTGGCGGCTCTGTTGACGCGCGCGCGCTTCACTCTGCTCGACGACGGCGAGATGAAGCCGCGCCGCATGGGCGGCATGATGACTCCCGCGACCGGCGTGCGCCTGCGCTATGACGGGCCGCGCTGA
- a CDS encoding class I SAM-dependent methyltransferase gives MTMMRDEPARPMSAFGLLARLIAAKRRDRADLCYEFMGTRNCPAEDCTYLNLGFWRDTDDYRTAAEALVDVLGDAAGIAAGHVVVDAGCGFGDQDLRLATTRDPARIHAMNVTQVQLDHARARNADPRIDYVKGSATAMPFGDGAIDKVVSLEAAFHFDTRADFLRESFRVLRPGGRLAVIDLVPLERNGRVETGGLRGRMERWASQTPEANVYGMTGYRALLERIGFVDCELRSIAEHVVPGYLAFMRKLLADPIASARLHPLIRQGMQRAGNPFEKSDYILVAATKPSLG, from the coding sequence ATGACGATGATGCGTGACGAGCCGGCGCGGCCCATGAGCGCCTTCGGTCTGCTGGCGCGGCTCATCGCGGCGAAGCGCCGAGACCGCGCCGATCTCTGCTACGAGTTCATGGGCACGCGCAATTGCCCGGCCGAGGATTGCACCTATTTGAACCTCGGCTTCTGGCGCGACACCGACGATTATCGCACCGCCGCGGAGGCATTGGTCGACGTCCTCGGCGACGCCGCCGGCATTGCGGCGGGCCATGTGGTCGTGGACGCCGGCTGCGGTTTCGGCGATCAGGACCTTCGCCTCGCGACGACGCGCGATCCGGCGCGCATCCATGCGATGAATGTCACGCAGGTTCAGCTCGATCACGCGCGCGCGCGCAACGCCGATCCGCGCATCGATTATGTGAAGGGCTCGGCGACGGCGATGCCCTTCGGCGATGGCGCGATCGACAAGGTCGTGTCGCTCGAGGCGGCCTTTCATTTCGACACACGCGCCGATTTCCTGCGCGAATCTTTTCGCGTGCTGCGGCCGGGCGGACGGCTCGCGGTCATCGATCTCGTGCCGCTCGAGCGAAACGGCAGAGTCGAGACGGGCGGGCTGCGCGGCCGGATGGAGCGCTGGGCCTCGCAGACGCCGGAGGCCAATGTCTATGGCATGACCGGCTATCGGGCGCTGCTCGAGCGAATCGGCTTCGTCGATTGCGAGCTGCGGTCGATCGCCGAGCATGTCGTGCCCGGCTATCTCGCCTTCATGCGCAAGCTGCTCGCAGATCCGATCGCGTCGGCGCGGCTGCATCCGCTGATCCGGCAGGGGATGCAGCGCGCGGGAAACCCGTTCGAGAAGTCGGACTATATATTGGTCGCCGCGACGAAGCCGTCGCTGGGGTGA
- a CDS encoding type II toxin-antitoxin system VapC family toxin — protein MYLLDTNVVSELRRAKPHGAVLSWLQSVPDSSLRLSALTLGEIQAGVEKLRSRNREKAEEIENWADQIEQTFAVVPVDARIFRLHARWMHARPDHCYEDALIAATAKIHDLVVVTRNAKDFACYDIALLDPFTFSGGK, from the coding sequence ATGTATCTTCTCGACACCAATGTCGTCTCGGAGCTGCGGCGGGCCAAGCCCCACGGCGCGGTCCTCTCTTGGCTCCAATCCGTCCCCGATTCCAGCTTGCGCCTCTCCGCTCTCACGCTCGGCGAAATCCAGGCGGGCGTCGAGAAGCTGCGCTCACGCAATCGCGAAAAAGCCGAGGAGATCGAAAATTGGGCGGATCAGATCGAGCAGACATTCGCGGTCGTCCCCGTCGACGCCAGGATTTTCCGCCTTCACGCCCGCTGGATGCACGCCCGGCCGGATCACTGCTATGAAGACGCGTTGATCGCCGCCACGGCGAAAATCCACGACCTCGTCGTCGTCACCCGAAACGCCAAGGATTTCGCCTGCTACGACATTGCCTTGCTCGATCCCTTCACCTTCTCGGGCGGAAAATGA
- a CDS encoding beta-ketoacyl synthase N-terminal-like domain-containing protein, with protein sequence MAKHVVVTGMAVMAGGAEDVAGFEAILRASRRLEAAPPFDWERGLARLASRWPEREARARRAGRTGGAALRAALIVAAEAMARADPDERLAAEDLGVLIAGSNLQQGEAFAAYETFRTQPAYLSPRHGYQFLDSHVMTAVAETVGAQGPGATIGGGMASGNVAVTMALDLVRSGRVAACLVVGPPADLSPAEWRAFATMGALAPTPAESRPFDRSSRGFTPGWGCAALLIEARKSARGREANMLAEIAGACALTGADQSPAPDSATALRAMAGALRDAKLAPADIDCIGAHATGAPAGDLAEAEAIRRLLGGRAAHAPVNALKALIGHSLQSSGLLGLAALILQLRGGFLHGTAGLVDVIADDLLLPRETLSARPRIVLSNAYGFGTIAASVLLRRVEEQS encoded by the coding sequence ATGGCTAAGCATGTCGTCGTCACCGGCATGGCCGTGATGGCCGGCGGCGCCGAGGATGTCGCCGGCTTCGAGGCGATTCTCCGCGCGTCGCGGCGGCTCGAGGCCGCGCCGCCCTTCGACTGGGAGCGGGGGCTGGCGCGCCTCGCCTCGCGCTGGCCGGAGCGGGAGGCGCGCGCGCGCCGCGCCGGGCGCACCGGCGGCGCGGCTCTGCGCGCCGCGCTCATCGTCGCCGCGGAGGCGATGGCGCGGGCGGACCCGGACGAGCGGCTCGCCGCGGAGGACCTCGGCGTCCTGATCGCCGGCAGCAATCTGCAACAAGGCGAGGCCTTCGCCGCCTATGAGACTTTTCGCACGCAGCCCGCTTATCTTTCGCCGCGTCATGGCTATCAGTTCCTCGACAGCCATGTGATGACAGCCGTCGCCGAGACGGTCGGCGCGCAGGGACCGGGAGCGACGATCGGCGGCGGCATGGCCAGCGGCAATGTCGCCGTGACCATGGCGCTCGATCTCGTCCGCAGCGGGCGGGTCGCCGCCTGTCTCGTCGTCGGGCCGCCGGCCGATCTCTCGCCCGCCGAATGGCGCGCCTTCGCGACGATGGGCGCGCTGGCGCCGACGCCGGCGGAGAGCCGTCCCTTCGACCGCTCGTCGAGAGGCTTCACGCCGGGATGGGGCTGCGCCGCGCTGCTGATCGAGGCGCGCAAGAGCGCCCGCGGCCGCGAGGCGAACATGCTCGCCGAGATCGCCGGCGCCTGCGCGCTCACCGGCGCCGATCAATCTCCCGCCCCGGATTCCGCGACGGCGCTGCGGGCGATGGCGGGCGCATTGCGCGACGCGAAGCTGGCGCCCGCCGACATTGATTGCATCGGCGCTCATGCGACCGGCGCGCCCGCCGGCGACCTCGCCGAAGCCGAGGCGATCCGCCGCCTGCTCGGCGGGAGGGCCGCGCACGCGCCAGTCAATGCGCTGAAGGCGCTCATCGGGCATTCGCTGCAGTCGTCCGGCCTTCTCGGCCTCGCGGCGCTCATCCTGCAGCTGCGCGGCGGCTTCTTGCATGGAACCGCGGGCCTCGTCGACGTGATCGCCGACGATCTTCTGCTGCCGCGCGAGACTCTGTCCGCCCGGCCGCGCATCGTATTGAGCAACGCCTATGGTTTCGGTACGATCGCGGCCAGCGTGCTGCTGCGCCGAGTGGAGGAGCAATCGTGA
- a CDS encoding polyketide synthase, which yields MEEIVRLRKHGASIAVIEMADRAGRNTFTPALVGGLGVALQRIDADADVKVVVIHGFDAIFCAGGTLEELLTLAEHKTTFDAHEFYRALLDCKWPVVAAMQGHALGGGLVFGLYADLVVLSQESIYAANFMKYGFTPGMGATLVLPMKLGAGLAAEMMFSAKGFHGGALRERGVGFPITPRAETIPAALKLAEELAEKPAGALRMLKQALNRPLIAALPEAVAQEKAMHEASFAEPDIAARIASRFGR from the coding sequence ATGGAAGAAATAGTGCGCCTGCGCAAGCATGGCGCGTCGATCGCCGTGATCGAGATGGCGGATCGCGCCGGACGCAACACTTTCACGCCCGCGCTCGTCGGCGGGCTCGGCGTGGCGCTGCAGCGCATCGACGCCGACGCCGATGTGAAGGTGGTGGTGATCCACGGCTTCGACGCGATCTTCTGCGCCGGGGGAACGCTCGAGGAGCTGCTCACCCTCGCCGAGCACAAGACGACATTCGACGCGCATGAATTCTATCGCGCGCTGCTCGACTGCAAATGGCCGGTGGTGGCGGCGATGCAGGGACATGCGCTCGGCGGCGGCCTCGTCTTCGGCCTCTACGCCGATCTCGTGGTGCTGTCGCAGGAATCGATCTATGCGGCCAATTTCATGAAATACGGCTTCACGCCGGGCATGGGGGCGACGCTCGTACTGCCCATGAAGCTCGGCGCCGGCCTCGCGGCCGAGATGATGTTCTCGGCAAAGGGTTTTCATGGCGGCGCGCTGCGCGAGCGCGGCGTCGGCTTTCCGATCACGCCGCGGGCCGAGACCATTCCCGCCGCCTTGAAGCTCGCGGAGGAGCTGGCCGAGAAGCCGGCGGGCGCGCTGCGCATGTTGAAGCAGGCGCTCAATCGCCCGCTCATCGCCGCTCTGCCCGAGGCCGTCGCACAGGAGAAGGCGATGCATGAGGCGAGCTTCGCCGAGCCCGATATTGCGGCGCGCATCGCCAGCCGGTTCGGGCGGTAG
- a CDS encoding enoyl-CoA hydratase/isomerase family protein: protein MSGFETLRVTRREPALEVALNRPARANALTREMIAELHRALDAAEADPAIRVVFLSGEGAAFCAGMDFVEAASCGGDEASLKQTVDSFYSLLERFTACSVLICASITGRVTAGGVGLIAAADHAVAAPGATFQLSEVAFGLLPATIAPFIIRRCGLHPTYRLALGAERIDAARALSLGLVDEIAEAPTEALRRFLIRAARVDPDCVSALKGLFRELWIVNEETRRVTAEAISRQILRPQTQEAIRGFLGQSSPPWKK, encoded by the coding sequence ATGAGCGGCTTCGAGACGTTGCGCGTCACGCGCAGGGAGCCGGCGCTCGAAGTGGCGCTGAACCGTCCGGCGCGCGCCAATGCGCTCACCAGAGAGATGATCGCCGAGCTGCACCGCGCGCTCGATGCGGCCGAGGCCGATCCGGCGATCCGCGTCGTCTTTCTCTCGGGCGAGGGAGCCGCCTTCTGCGCGGGAATGGATTTCGTCGAGGCGGCGTCCTGCGGCGGCGACGAAGCGAGCCTGAAGCAGACGGTCGACTCCTTTTATTCCTTGCTCGAGCGCTTCACCGCCTGCTCCGTGCTGATCTGCGCCTCCATCACGGGCCGCGTCACCGCCGGCGGCGTCGGGCTGATCGCGGCGGCCGATCATGCGGTCGCGGCGCCCGGCGCGACGTTCCAATTGTCCGAAGTGGCGTTCGGCCTGCTGCCGGCGACGATCGCCCCTTTCATCATCCGCCGCTGCGGCCTGCATCCGACCTATCGCCTGGCCCTCGGGGCCGAGCGCATCGACGCCGCTCGGGCGCTGTCGCTCGGCCTCGTCGACGAGATCGCCGAAGCGCCGACGGAGGCGTTGCGCCGCTTTCTGATCCGCGCCGCGCGCGTCGATCCCGATTGCGTGTCGGCGCTGAAGGGCCTGTTTCGCGAATTGTGGATCGTGAATGAGGAGACGCGCCGCGTCACCGCGGAGGCGATCAGCCGGCAAATCCTGCGGCCGCAGACGCAAGAGGCGATCCGCGGCTTTCTCGGCCAATCGAGTCCGCCATGGAAGAAATAG
- a CDS encoding hydroxymethylglutaryl-CoA synthase family protein — protein sequence MTVGVERFGFYGGVACVDVGRLAQARGLDPQRFNNLLMRRKSLHLPFEDPVSFAVNAAKPLVDALTAAERESIGLLIVASESGIDWGKSITSYVHPHLGLSRRCRMFEVKQACFGGAAAFMSAVGAVSSGQVRRALVIATDLARCVPHSYAEPAQGSAAVALLIGPEAEILALEPGASGSYGYEVMDSCRPTADIETGDVDLSLLSYLDCLEHSFLAYRDKVGPIDFQEHFAYLAWHTPFGGMVKGGHRTLMRKLKPGPPAAIEADFEKRLRPSLTFCQEVGNIYSGTMFLALAGVLARGDFAQPRRIGLFAYGSGCCSEFFSGMATKVGAARIEALDIDGALAGRLEMSIADYDLLLTRSVNSYVGQRDMTIDPGPFEPLLRSRLAGRLVLDSIAGYQRRYRWA from the coding sequence GTGACGGTCGGCGTCGAGCGCTTCGGTTTCTATGGCGGCGTGGCCTGCGTCGACGTCGGGCGGCTGGCGCAGGCGCGCGGGCTCGATCCGCAGCGCTTCAACAATCTGCTGATGCGGCGCAAGAGCCTGCATCTCCCCTTCGAGGACCCGGTCTCCTTCGCCGTCAATGCGGCCAAGCCGCTCGTCGATGCGCTGACCGCGGCCGAGCGGGAGTCGATCGGCCTCCTCATCGTCGCCAGCGAATCGGGAATCGATTGGGGCAAATCGATCACGAGCTATGTTCATCCTCACCTCGGGCTTAGCCGGCGCTGCCGCATGTTCGAGGTCAAGCAGGCCTGTTTCGGCGGCGCAGCCGCCTTCATGAGCGCGGTCGGCGCCGTGTCGTCGGGGCAGGTTCGCCGCGCGCTCGTCATCGCCACCGATCTCGCGCGCTGCGTGCCGCATTCCTACGCCGAGCCGGCGCAGGGCAGCGCCGCCGTCGCTCTGCTCATCGGGCCGGAGGCCGAGATTCTCGCGCTGGAGCCCGGCGCCAGCGGCTCCTATGGCTATGAGGTGATGGACAGCTGTCGGCCGACCGCCGATATCGAGACTGGCGACGTCGATCTCTCGCTGCTCTCCTATCTCGATTGTCTCGAGCACAGCTTTCTCGCCTATCGCGACAAAGTGGGGCCAATCGATTTCCAGGAGCATTTCGCTTATCTCGCCTGGCACACGCCCTTCGGCGGCATGGTGAAGGGCGGCCACCGCACTTTGATGCGCAAGCTGAAGCCGGGTCCGCCGGCGGCGATCGAAGCGGATTTCGAGAAGCGCCTGCGTCCGTCGCTGACCTTCTGCCAGGAGGTCGGCAATATCTATTCGGGGACCATGTTCCTCGCGCTCGCCGGCGTCCTGGCGCGCGGCGATTTTGCGCAGCCGCGCCGCATCGGCCTCTTCGCTTATGGCTCGGGCTGCTGCTCGGAATTCTTCAGCGGCATGGCGACGAAGGTCGGCGCAGCGCGGATCGAAGCGCTGGATATAGACGGCGCGCTCGCCGGGCGCCTCGAGATGAGCATCGCCGATTACGACCTGCTGCTCACCCGCTCGGTCAATTCCTATGTCGGTCAGCGCGACATGACGATCGATCCCGGTCCGTTCGAGCCGCTGCTGCGCAGCCGTCTCGCCGGCCGCCTCGTGCTCGACTCCATCGCCGGCTATCAGCGCCGGTATCGCTGGGCATGA